In Rhodobacter xanthinilyticus, a single window of DNA contains:
- a CDS encoding DsbA family protein yields the protein MIRTTFAALALSTALAAPAGALDLSAMTDAEKAAFGEAVKAYLMENPQVLVEAINVLEERQQAAEAQNDKVLVATNAKDIFEAPADWVGGNPEGDVTVVEFMDYRCTYCRKAYSEVEELLKQDGNIRFVVKEFPILGQESELSARFAVAVKQIAGDAAYKTIHDALIGFRGAITLESLTRLAEENKLDAKAIMQRMNEEEVTAVLRANHQLAERMRISGTPAFIIGEELMRGYAPLATMQEIVDGQRG from the coding sequence ATGATCCGCACGACTTTCGCCGCTCTCGCCCTCTCGACCGCGCTCGCCGCCCCCGCCGGCGCGCTCGACCTCTCCGCCATGACCGATGCCGAAAAGGCGGCCTTTGGCGAGGCGGTGAAGGCCTATCTGATGGAAAATCCGCAGGTTCTGGTCGAGGCGATCAATGTCCTCGAAGAGCGCCAGCAGGCCGCCGAGGCGCAAAACGACAAGGTTCTGGTGGCGACCAATGCCAAGGACATCTTCGAGGCGCCGGCCGATTGGGTCGGCGGCAACCCCGAGGGCGATGTCACCGTGGTCGAGTTCATGGATTACCGCTGCACCTATTGCCGCAAGGCCTATTCGGAGGTGGAGGAGCTCCTCAAACAGGACGGCAACATCCGCTTCGTGGTCAAGGAATTCCCGATCCTCGGCCAGGAAAGCGAGCTCTCGGCGCGCTTTGCGGTGGCGGTGAAGCAGATCGCGGGGGATGCGGCCTACAAGACCATCCACGACGCGCTGATCGGTTTCCGCGGCGCGATCACGCTCGAAAGCCTCACCCGGCTCGCCGAGGAGAACAAGCTCGACGCCAAGGCGATCATGCAGCGGATGAACGAGGAAGAGGTCACCGCGGTCTTGCGCGCCAACCACCAGCTCGCCGAGCGGATGCGGATCTCGGGCACGCCGGCCTTTATCATCGGCGAGGAGCTGATGCGCGGCTATGCGCCGCTTGCGACGATGCAGGAGATCGTCGACGGCCAGCGCGGCTGA